From one Flavobacterium sp. N502536 genomic stretch:
- a CDS encoding helix-turn-helix transcriptional regulator: MSQNKNALIRYKTIDKCLQNKYRQWTLDDLIECCSDALFEYEGRANPISKRTIQMDIQLMRSEKLGYNAPIVVYDKKYYKYEDDEFTITDIPLTETDMNVLTETVSMLKQFKDFSLFNDVSDILQRLEDKIYAEKSHTKPVIYLDKNEKLKGLHYLDEIYQAIIKKVALVITYKSFKSREENKFNFHPFILKEFNNRWFLVGKKKGSQPITNLALDRIIAIDYDFNLPYLEEDFDAELFYKNVIGVTVNTGSQPRKIELWIDAINAPYVLTKPLHQTQRLIKENEDKSIIVHLFITPNYEMERILLGFGNGIEVIKPENLRNRMKTILQKAISRYEPEIPIELKP; this comes from the coding sequence ATGTCACAAAACAAAAATGCCTTAATTCGGTATAAAACCATCGACAAATGTCTCCAGAACAAATACCGACAATGGACTTTAGACGACCTCATCGAATGCTGCTCTGATGCTTTGTTTGAATACGAGGGTCGTGCAAATCCAATCAGCAAGCGAACCATACAAATGGATATTCAGCTCATGCGGAGTGAAAAACTGGGCTATAATGCCCCAATTGTAGTTTACGATAAAAAGTACTATAAATATGAAGACGACGAATTCACCATAACCGATATTCCGTTAACAGAGACTGATATGAATGTTCTGACTGAAACCGTATCGATGTTAAAGCAGTTTAAGGATTTCTCTCTCTTTAATGATGTATCGGATATTCTACAGCGTTTGGAGGATAAAATCTACGCTGAAAAATCACATACAAAACCTGTTATCTATCTGGACAAAAATGAAAAGCTGAAAGGGCTTCACTATTTAGATGAAATTTATCAGGCCATTATCAAAAAGGTGGCTTTGGTCATTACCTATAAATCATTTAAATCCCGGGAGGAAAACAAGTTTAACTTCCATCCCTTTATTTTAAAGGAATTCAACAACCGATGGTTTCTCGTAGGAAAGAAAAAAGGTTCGCAGCCCATTACCAATTTGGCTCTCGACAGAATTATAGCCATTGATTATGATTTTAACCTCCCTTATTTAGAAGAAGATTTTGATGCGGAACTTTTTTACAAAAATGTAATTGGCGTTACGGTAAACACCGGTTCTCAACCCCGAAAGATCGAACTCTGGATTGATGCAATCAATGCGCCTTATGTTTTAACCAAACCCCTGCATCAAACGCAGCGACTGATTAAAGAAAATGAAGACAAAAGCATCATCGTTCATTTGTTTATCACTCCAAATTATGAAATGGAACGCATTCTTTTGGGTTTTGGCAATGGTATCGAAGTCATTAAACCCGAAAACCTCCGAAACAGGATGAAAACAATACTTCAAAAGGCAATTTCGCGATACGAACCGGAAATTCCTATTGAATTAAAGCCATAA
- a CDS encoding MarR family winged helix-turn-helix transcriptional regulator, translating to MKEKTIDYILRATWQAVSRMYNEEAAKYDATMATGFALLSIDKEEGTPSTALGPRMGMEATSLTRTLKSMEDKGLIVRKKNPTDGRGVLIYLTEFGKEKRDLSKNTVLKFNETVRKHVSDEKLKHFIEVSEIINELIQDKNIFNQTEKLENE from the coding sequence ATGAAAGAGAAAACAATAGATTATATTTTGCGTGCTACATGGCAAGCTGTATCAAGAATGTACAACGAAGAGGCTGCCAAATACGATGCCACAATGGCCACCGGATTTGCCCTTTTAAGTATAGATAAGGAAGAAGGAACCCCATCAACAGCTTTGGGACCAAGAATGGGCATGGAAGCCACAAGCCTAACCCGAACATTAAAATCAATGGAAGACAAAGGTTTGATTGTTCGCAAAAAAAACCCAACAGACGGTCGTGGTGTTTTGATTTACCTGACTGAATTTGGAAAAGAAAAAAGAGATTTATCTAAAAATACAGTTTTAAAATTTAATGAAACGGTAAGAAAACATGTTTCTGACGAGAAACTAAAACATTTTATCGAAGTATCTGAAATCATAAACGAATTAATTCAGGATAAAAACATATTCAATCAAACAGAAAAATTAGAAAATGAATAA